In one Fibrobacterota bacterium genomic region, the following are encoded:
- a CDS encoding HAD family hydrolase: protein MLTREKPDLGDKRDADGKAVFLDRDGTVNRNTHYLIDFAEFELIPGVEDALRILQGLGYRLFGVSNQSGVAKGYFTYAAVEDLNRNIVADLGARGIRLEEIAFCPHHPEGIVAEYAKACECRKPAPGMLKDLARKHGLDLSRSFMVGDSESDAQAGMNAGAQGVWIRPEATVPNDFSQVDNPRKIKEFPSLLDFARNLREFA from the coding sequence ATGTTAACGCGGGAGAAACCGGATTTGGGCGACAAGCGGGACGCGGACGGGAAGGCGGTATTCCTGGACAGGGACGGCACGGTGAACCGGAATACCCATTACCTGATCGACTTCGCGGAATTCGAGCTCATCCCCGGCGTCGAGGACGCGCTGCGGATCTTGCAAGGCCTGGGTTACCGGCTGTTCGGCGTCAGCAATCAAAGCGGGGTGGCGAAGGGCTACTTCACCTATGCGGCCGTGGAGGATCTCAATCGGAATATCGTCGCCGATCTCGGAGCGCGCGGCATCCGCCTGGAAGAGATCGCGTTCTGCCCGCATCATCCCGAAGGGATCGTGGCCGAGTACGCGAAGGCCTGCGAGTGCCGAAAGCCCGCGCCCGGAATGCTGAAGGATCTGGCCCGGAAACACGGCCTCGACTTGTCCCGCAGCTTCATGGTCGGGGACAGCGAAAGCGATGCCCAGGCGGGGATGAACGCGGGCGCGCAAGGGGTCTGGATTCGCCCCGAGGCGACCGTCCCGAATGACTTTAGTCAGGTTGACAACCCGCGGAAAATAAAGGAATTTCCTTCGCTACTTGATTTCGCCCGGAATTTAAGGGAATTTGCCTGA